The following coding sequences lie in one Cydia fagiglandana chromosome 27, ilCydFagi1.1, whole genome shotgun sequence genomic window:
- the LOC134678060 gene encoding zinc finger protein 260-like, producing MTEIWSLDALCRCCHADGDFKDLRSVYVFDNGPENYLNMLLETLGVTIKPPSVNASYSICDACILQLRNATNFKKKVLECETKFEEYCKNELSQTNYDIKTEPEYLDDFDNNDFGDDIEVKDVSKNPEFTATIKKPVKNIKKEKESDSNHLELTIDVKPKIEGKPRKRNKSSVKGKSSKTKPKVKEEESLVVTVKTETGEIYSCKNCGANYQSLDQLNQHINTEHLKGYKCMYCPEYFKNENRYKVHNRLQHNDVKPFPCEHCGRKVGSKSSLLEHINSVHTKEIYYQCDKCMKKFHNKQVLKIHLMKHDGTFRKLICEQCGVGCNDRTNLRYHVMTVHEKLRTFSCQECDKKFSAMKHLKIHMRFHTGEKPYECNICNNAFISRDALTVHQKLHTKSGYKCKTCAKVFPTRGLYASHYRKHVGTKPFKCHLCNKEFAGKYSLNRHIFEHTGERPYICPVCGKNFSQKSQLVRHSKIHDPQRTEVVKEKCELCKRTVPNIEKHMLAHNNKPYPCHLCEKRYPEQNALNRHLQRHTGIKPHQCQLCDKGYIQLKTLRGHMMKVHKLPLKIEQEDHFDSVVNTYTIQNLKRKTGFPNDVITQDRLSS from the exons ATGACGGAAATTTGGAGTTTAGACGCACTTTGTCGATGTTGTCATGCAGACGGTGATTTCAAAGATTTACGATCTGTGTATGTTTTCGATAATGGGCCAGAAAATTATCTTAACATGTTACTTGAGACCTTGGGAGTCACG ATAAAGCCCCCATCAGTGAATGCCAGCTACTCCATCTGCGATGCATGCATACTCCAGCTCCGGAATGCtaccaactttaaaaaaaaagtactggAATGCGAGACAAAGTTTGAGGAATATTGTAAAA ATGAGTTGTCACAAACAAACTACGATATAAAGACTGAACCAGAATATTTAG ATGACTTTGACAACAATGATTTTG GTGATGATATTGAAGTCAAAGACGTTAGTAAAAATCCAG AATTCACCGCAACTATCAAGAAGCCAGTGAAAAATATTAAGAAAGAAAAAGAAT CTGACAGCAATCACTTAGAATTGACAATAGACGTGAAACCGAAGATAGAGGGCAAGCCGAGAAAAAGAAACAAGTCGTCCGTCAAAG GTAAATCATCAAAAACCAAGCCCAAAGTTAAAGAAGAAGAGTCGTTAGTGGTCACTGTCAAAACGGAAACGGGCGAGATTTATTCTTGTAAAAACTGTGGCGCCAACTACCAAAGCTTGGACCAACTCAACCAACATATTAATACAGAGCATCTAAAAGGCTACAAATGTATGTACTGTCCGGAATACTTTAAAAACGAAAATAGGTACAAAGTCCATAACCGCTTGCAACACAACGACGTAAAACCATTCCCCTGCGAGCATTGCGGCAGAAAAGTGGGATCCAAATCGTCGCTACTAGAACACATTAACTCCGTACACACTAAAGAAATCTACTACCAATGTgataaatgtatgaaaaagttccACAATAAACAAGTGCTAAAGATACATTTGATGAAACATGACGGTActtttagaaaattaatttgCGAGCAATGCGGGGTGGGTTGCAATGACAGGACTAACTTAAGATATCACGTAATGACAGTTCATGAGAAGTTAAGGACATTCAGCTGTCAAGAATGTGATAAAAAATTCTCAGCCATGAAACATTTGAAGATACATATGAGGTTTCACACTGGGGAGAAACCATACGAGTGCAATATATGCAATAACGCTTTCATATCAAGAGATGCACTGACTGTACATCAAAAACTGCACACGAAAAGTGGGTACAAATGTAAGACATGTGCCAAAGTGTTCCCTACTAGAGGTTTATACGCCTCTCATTATAGAAAACATGTGGGCACTAAGCCATTTAAATGCCATTTATGTAATAAGGAGTTCGCTGGTAAATACTCCTTGAATCGTCATATTTTCGAGCATACCGGCGAACGTCCATACATATGTCCGGTCTGTGGTAAAAATTTCTCACAAAAGTCACAGTTAGTTAGACATAGTAAGATTCACGATCCTCAGAGAACGGAAGTGGTTAAAGAGAAATGTGAATTGTGTAAAAGAACTGTGCCCAATATAGAGAAACATATGCTAGCGCATAATAATAAGCCATATCCTTGTCATTTGTGTGAAAAGAGGTACCCAGAGCAGAATGCGTTAAACAGACATTTGCAGAGGCATACCGGGATCAAACCACATCAATGTCAACTGTGTGATAAAGGTTATATACAGTTGAAGACTCTTAGAGGGCATATGATGAAAGTACACAAATTGCCGTTAAAAATTGAACAGGAAGATCATTTTGACAGTGTTGTTAATACTTATACTATTCAGAATTTGAAGAGAAAGACAGGTTTCCCCAATGATGTTATAACTCAAGATAGGTTATCTTCCTGA